A genome region from Chryseobacterium sp. G0186 includes the following:
- a CDS encoding 3-oxoacyl-ACP synthase III family protein — MPNTIIIGSGSYIPNRVIGRDYFMNSEFYTEDGVKIEKPVEETIAKFVEITEIENRRFIEDDLSNSQIGYEAAKIALEDAKLDGEELDYIIYASNFGEVTENGYADFMPTMAARVKNKLGIKNRKCVTYDMLFGCPGWVEAMILADNLIKAKVAKKVLIIGGETLSRVTDPHDRNRMIFADGAGAVVVEATDEENVGIIAHNTICDNGPELNYLENQPSINKEVDQKRLYVRMLGRKIYEYALKNVPDAIKDTITDAGLSIEDIDKILIHQANAKMDYAMIERLHRLYDIKEYDHSISPMTIQDLGNTSVATIPTMYDLIIKGKMAGHTFKDKGNIVMTSVGAGMNINAIVYRFP; from the coding sequence ATGCCGAATACGATCATTATTGGCTCTGGATCTTATATCCCGAACAGAGTTATTGGTAGAGATTACTTCATGAATTCCGAGTTCTATACAGAAGACGGAGTGAAAATAGAAAAACCTGTGGAAGAAACCATCGCGAAGTTTGTAGAAATTACGGAAATCGAAAACAGGAGATTCATTGAAGATGATCTTTCCAATTCACAGATCGGTTATGAAGCCGCAAAAATTGCCCTTGAAGATGCAAAGCTAGACGGCGAAGAACTGGATTATATTATTTACGCAAGTAACTTCGGGGAAGTTACTGAGAACGGATATGCTGACTTTATGCCAACAATGGCAGCAAGGGTAAAGAATAAACTAGGCATTAAGAACAGAAAATGTGTAACGTATGATATGCTTTTCGGTTGTCCGGGATGGGTGGAAGCTATGATTTTGGCTGACAATTTAATTAAAGCTAAAGTTGCAAAAAAAGTACTGATTATTGGTGGTGAAACACTAAGCAGGGTTACCGATCCACACGACAGAAACAGAATGATCTTCGCGGATGGCGCAGGTGCTGTAGTGGTAGAGGCTACTGATGAGGAAAATGTAGGAATCATTGCCCACAATACCATCTGTGATAACGGCCCGGAATTAAACTATCTTGAAAACCAACCTTCCATCAATAAAGAAGTAGACCAAAAACGTCTTTACGTAAGAATGTTAGGTAGAAAAATATACGAATACGCTCTTAAAAATGTTCCTGATGCCATCAAGGATACGATTACAGATGCAGGTCTTTCTATTGAAGACATCGATAAAATCTTAATTCACCAGGCAAATGCTAAGATGGATTACGCAATGATCGAAAGACTTCACAGACTTTATGACATAAAGGAATACGACCACTCCATCTCTCCTATGACGATCCAAGACCTTGGAAATACATCTGTAGCAACCATTCCTACTATGTATGATTTAATAATTAAAGGAAAAATGGCAGGTCATACGTTTAAGGATAAAGGTAACATTGTGATGACTTCGGTAGGTGCCGGAATGAACATCAATGCTATCGTTTATAGATTTCCTTAA
- the ubiE gene encoding bifunctional demethylmenaquinone methyltransferase/2-methoxy-6-polyprenyl-1,4-benzoquinol methylase UbiE, with translation MFDNIAPKYDLLNRVLSMKIDILWRNKLVKWMKNDNPQEVLDVATGTGDLAITIEKGTGSKVVGLDLSQQMLNVGVIKIKKLKLDGKISMQKGDAENLPFEDNRFDAVSVAFGVRNFENLTKGLAELRRVVKDNKSVYILEFSKVEGFLGPFYMFYFKNILPAIGRLVSKDNRAYTYLPDSVNAFPFGEKMKQILLDTGFKKVEYKKLSLGIATIYKATK, from the coding sequence ATGTTTGACAATATTGCACCGAAGTACGACCTTTTAAACCGAGTTTTATCCATGAAAATTGATATTTTATGGAGAAATAAACTGGTGAAATGGATGAAAAATGATAATCCGCAGGAAGTGCTGGATGTGGCTACAGGAACGGGAGATCTGGCAATCACCATTGAAAAGGGAACCGGTTCAAAGGTCGTTGGTTTAGATTTATCACAACAAATGCTGAATGTTGGCGTTATTAAAATAAAAAAACTTAAATTAGACGGCAAAATTTCCATGCAAAAAGGGGATGCAGAAAATTTACCTTTCGAGGACAATAGATTTGATGCTGTTTCCGTTGCATTTGGAGTAAGGAATTTTGAGAACCTTACCAAAGGTTTAGCAGAGTTAAGAAGAGTAGTTAAGGATAACAAGAGTGTTTATATACTGGAGTTTTCAAAGGTTGAGGGTTTCTTAGGACCATTTTATATGTTTTATTTCAAAAATATATTACCTGCTATAGGCAGACTGGTTTCCAAAGATAATAGGGCATATACATACCTTCCGGATTCTGTAAATGCTTTTCCTTTCGGGGAGAAGATGAAGCAAATTCTTTTAGATACGGGATTTAAGAAAGTTGAATATAAAAAATTAAGTTTAGGTATAGCCACAATTTATAAAGCAACAAAGTAA
- a CDS encoding porin family protein gives MNKFLLKALVLTSVNVAVFANAQFRTRNRMDKLEDFDEQKFSWGFYLNGNKLDYRIVLHPRYGMNENENLVSSKESYSFGAGLIAKWRLNDYLDVRIEPGLQFAQRQLTFNTQSNDIYAGGSLTNAPFMPFPLTDKDKVREIKSTLVDVPVLLELHGRRWYNSRPYIAAGVNYIVNLQSNSGSTDDNMQQIFRSTTHNFAWSAEMGIQFYFNKFKLTPGIRGTFFMNNEKVADNATTPPYWASAISTLQTRAVMFVLKFE, from the coding sequence ATGAATAAATTTCTATTAAAAGCACTGGTTTTAACCTCAGTAAATGTTGCCGTTTTTGCAAACGCGCAATTTAGAACCCGAAACAGAATGGATAAGTTGGAAGATTTCGACGAGCAGAAATTCAGTTGGGGTTTTTATTTGAACGGGAACAAACTGGACTACCGAATTGTACTGCATCCAAGATACGGGATGAACGAAAATGAAAACCTTGTTAGCTCTAAGGAAAGTTACAGTTTCGGTGCCGGGCTTATCGCAAAATGGAGACTGAATGACTATCTTGATGTAAGAATAGAACCAGGTTTGCAGTTTGCGCAAAGACAGTTGACTTTTAATACGCAATCCAATGATATTTATGCCGGCGGATCATTAACGAATGCTCCGTTTATGCCATTTCCTTTAACGGATAAAGATAAAGTAAGGGAAATTAAGTCTACTTTGGTAGATGTTCCTGTACTTTTGGAACTTCACGGAAGAAGATGGTATAACTCAAGACCTTATATTGCTGCTGGGGTGAATTATATTGTAAATTTACAATCTAATTCAGGTTCTACAGATGACAATATGCAGCAGATTTTCAGATCTACGACCCATAATTTTGCCTGGTCTGCGGAAATGGGGATCCAATTTTACTTCAATAAGTTTAAACTGACTCCGGGGATCAGAGGAACATTCTTCATGAACAATGAGAAAGTAGCTGATAATGCAACTACACCTCCTTATTGGGCATCTGCCATTTCTACATTACAGACAAGAGCAGTTATGTTTGTATTGAAGTTTGAATAA
- a CDS encoding cell division protein ZapA has product MEVRRITINIAGRVYPLNVPAAEEETLRKVGKQIENMIKDFEQNFDVRDKQDALAMCALKLGTNAEVVSLNYEKNINSTNERLKQINQSLNESGK; this is encoded by the coding sequence ATGGAGGTAAGGAGAATAACCATCAACATTGCAGGAAGGGTATATCCGCTGAACGTACCGGCAGCAGAGGAAGAAACTTTGCGTAAAGTAGGGAAGCAGATCGAGAATATGATTAAAGATTTTGAACAAAACTTCGATGTAAGAGATAAACAGGATGCTTTGGCTATGTGTGCCCTTAAACTGGGAACCAATGCAGAAGTTGTTTCTCTGAACTACGAAAAAAATATTAATTCAACCAACGAAAGATTAAAACAGATCAATCAATCGTTGAATGAATCCGGGAAATAG
- the rny gene encoding ribonuclease Y — MIEVIVGVVCLVIGAVVGMFFSRSSLNTKAKFIIDDATKNAENLIEKANVQAESIKKEKNLQAKEKFLELKSQHDADIQSREKKMQEAEKRTKDKEHKLNDELSKTGKLEKDLDRQIADYAKKNEILDRKQQELDTATAKKVEILEKISNYTAEEAKAELVETMKAEAKTRAQAHVQGIMEEAQMNAKNEARKIVIQTIQRIGTEQAIENSVSVFNIESDEVKGRIIGREGRNIRALEAVTGVEIIVDDTPEAILLSCFDPVRREIARLSLHRLVTDGRIHPARIEEVVEKTRKQIEEEIIEVGKRTIIDLGIHGLHPELIKIVGRMKYRSSYGQNLLQHSREVANIAATMAAELGLNVKLAKRAGLLHDIGKVPEQESELPHALLGMQWAEKYGENPEVVNAIGAHHDEIEMKSLLSPIIQVADAISGARPGARRQVLESYIQRLKDLESAALSFDGVSSAYAIQAGRELRVMVESGKVNDEVASQLSYDISEKIQNELTYPGQVKVTVIRETRAVNIAR; from the coding sequence ATGATAGAAGTTATAGTCGGTGTTGTTTGTTTAGTAATTGGTGCTGTAGTGGGAATGTTTTTTTCCAGAAGCTCACTGAATACTAAGGCAAAATTTATCATAGATGATGCAACTAAAAATGCCGAAAACCTTATAGAAAAAGCTAATGTACAGGCTGAATCCATAAAGAAAGAAAAGAATCTGCAGGCTAAGGAGAAATTCCTTGAACTAAAATCCCAGCATGATGCAGACATCCAATCTCGCGAGAAAAAGATGCAGGAAGCTGAAAAAAGAACAAAGGATAAGGAACACAAGCTAAATGATGAACTTAGCAAGACAGGAAAACTTGAAAAGGATTTAGACAGACAGATAGCAGATTACGCTAAGAAGAACGAAATTCTGGACAGAAAACAGCAGGAACTAGATACAGCTACCGCTAAGAAAGTAGAAATACTTGAAAAAATCTCTAATTACACGGCTGAAGAAGCTAAAGCAGAATTGGTAGAAACCATGAAGGCTGAAGCGAAGACAAGAGCACAGGCACACGTTCAGGGGATCATGGAGGAAGCTCAGATGAATGCTAAGAACGAAGCCAGAAAAATTGTTATCCAAACGATTCAAAGAATCGGAACAGAGCAGGCTATTGAAAATTCAGTATCGGTATTCAACATCGAATCAGATGAAGTAAAAGGGAGAATTATTGGTAGAGAAGGTAGAAATATCCGTGCATTAGAAGCGGTAACCGGAGTTGAGATCATCGTTGATGATACCCCGGAAGCAATTCTTCTTTCATGTTTCGATCCGGTAAGAAGAGAGATCGCAAGACTATCTCTTCACAGATTGGTTACCGATGGTAGAATTCACCCGGCAAGAATTGAAGAAGTAGTAGAAAAAACTAGAAAACAAATTGAGGAGGAGATCATTGAAGTAGGAAAGAGAACAATCATTGACTTAGGAATCCACGGATTACACCCTGAATTAATCAAGATTGTAGGAAGAATGAAATACCGTTCTTCATACGGACAAAACTTACTGCAGCACTCAAGAGAAGTAGCTAACATTGCTGCAACGATGGCTGCTGAACTAGGCTTAAACGTAAAACTCGCTAAGAGAGCAGGTCTATTACACGATATTGGTAAAGTTCCTGAGCAGGAATCAGAATTACCACACGCTTTATTAGGAATGCAATGGGCTGAGAAGTATGGTGAAAACCCAGAAGTAGTAAACGCTATTGGAGCTCACCATGACGAAATCGAAATGAAGTCGTTATTATCTCCAATCATTCAGGTGGCAGATGCTATTTCAGGAGCAAGACCAGGAGCAAGAAGACAGGTATTGGAATCTTATATCCAGAGATTGAAGGATCTTGAATCCGCAGCATTAAGCTTTGATGGAGTATCAAGTGCTTATGCAATCCAGGCAGGTAGAGAATTAAGAGTAATGGTAGAAAGCGGAAAAGTGAATGATGAAGTAGCTTCTCAGTTATCTTATGACATCTCTGAAAAGATCCAGAATGAACTTACTTACCCAGGGCAGGTAAAAGTAACAGTAATCAGAGAAACGAGAGCTGTGAATATTGCAAGATAA
- a CDS encoding MFS transporter gives MQELSLSSKLKYIFSIPVIISALGYFVDIYDLLLFGIVRIPSLKALGLNPDADGTFILNCQMVGLLLGGIFWGVFGDKKGRLSVLFGSILVYSLANIACGFLPYFPKEHLVYQYAGLRFIAGIGLAGELGAGITLVSESLPKNLRAIGTSVVAGFGLMGAVVAQLTVELAGGWNISYIIGGVMGILLLILRISVSESGIYKNIEHKNVSKGNFLSFFTHKDRLTRYLKCIAVGLPTWYCIGILAVLANQFAPEFGIKDLNPGKAIMWAYVGISVGDLMSGFISHALKSRKMAIFYMLVFTIIGVAIMLFGNTDTETKYYLFCVWLGLGTGYWAMFVTLAAEQFGTNIRNTATTTVPNMVRGLVPVMILAFDSLKGNFSVVESAAIVGVAVFGVAFYSTLTISETHDKDLEFTE, from the coding sequence ATGCAAGAACTGTCCTTATCTTCAAAACTGAAGTACATTTTTTCAATTCCCGTTATTATTTCTGCCTTAGGGTATTTTGTAGACATCTATGATCTCCTTTTATTTGGGATTGTAAGAATCCCCAGCTTAAAGGCACTTGGCCTTAATCCGGATGCTGACGGAACCTTTATCCTCAACTGTCAGATGGTGGGCCTTCTTCTCGGAGGCATTTTCTGGGGTGTTTTCGGAGACAAAAAAGGAAGACTTTCCGTTCTCTTCGGATCTATTTTAGTGTATTCCCTTGCTAATATTGCCTGTGGCTTTTTACCTTATTTCCCCAAGGAGCATTTGGTGTATCAATATGCCGGATTAAGGTTTATTGCAGGCATAGGCTTGGCCGGAGAGCTTGGAGCCGGAATTACACTGGTTTCTGAGAGTCTGCCAAAGAATTTAAGGGCCATAGGAACCTCTGTAGTGGCTGGCTTTGGATTAATGGGGGCTGTAGTAGCCCAGCTTACGGTAGAACTAGCCGGAGGGTGGAATATTTCCTATATCATTGGCGGAGTCATGGGAATCCTGTTACTAATCTTGAGAATAAGTGTTTCAGAATCCGGAATCTATAAAAATATTGAACATAAAAATGTCTCCAAAGGGAATTTTCTGTCCTTTTTTACCCATAAAGATCGTTTGACAAGATATCTTAAATGCATTGCCGTAGGACTGCCTACTTGGTATTGTATAGGGATTCTGGCCGTTTTAGCCAACCAATTTGCTCCTGAATTCGGAATAAAGGACCTCAACCCCGGAAAGGCAATTATGTGGGCTTATGTGGGGATTTCTGTCGGTGATCTGATGAGTGGTTTTATTTCCCATGCTTTAAAATCCCGGAAAATGGCAATATTTTACATGTTGGTTTTCACTATTATTGGGGTGGCTATCATGTTATTCGGAAATACAGATACAGAAACAAAATATTATCTGTTCTGTGTCTGGCTAGGGCTGGGAACAGGATATTGGGCAATGTTTGTAACCCTTGCAGCGGAGCAGTTTGGGACCAATATCAGAAATACGGCTACAACCACAGTGCCTAATATGGTAAGAGGACTGGTACCGGTAATGATTCTGGCTTTTGATTCCCTTAAAGGTAATTTTTCCGTGGTGGAAAGTGCTGCTATTGTAGGGGTTGCGGTATTTGGAGTTGCGTTTTATTCGACGCTTACCATCTCGGAAACCCATGATAAGGACCTGGAATTTACAGAGTAA